In a single window of the Proteiniborus ethanoligenes genome:
- the yfmH gene encoding EF-P 5-aminopentanol modification-associated protein YfmH: protein MIINKSLNEKILSAELSNGLRVFCMPKTNYVRKHAIYATNYGSNDNKFIPIGESKEIIVPEGIAHFLEHKLFEEPDVDIFEEFGKLGSYVNAFTNNNQTAYLFSCIDKFYENLELLVSFVQNPYFTDENVEKEKGIIQQEIKMYNDAPDWKVYSNCLSGLYNSHPVKIDIAGTIESIQNINVDLLYKCYNTFYNPENMVLFMIGDIDFKKALSIVEERGIKYEKLKENIVRGTNNEPSTIPKKIIEEKQGIHRPLFNIGFKDLELGFDGDSLAYKEHCTNILLEVIFGSSSDFYHELYNEGLINDKFGFQYVGYRDYGYAILGGESDAPKEVYNRILSFVELKKKNGLLERDFNRAKKKLMGYHLIDSNSIDFIARNFINDYYNKYTLLNYLETLEKIKIEDVEHRIKDFLNENQSALSIVTPK, encoded by the coding sequence ATGATTATTAACAAAAGTTTAAATGAGAAAATATTAAGTGCAGAATTAAGTAATGGATTAAGAGTGTTTTGCATGCCTAAGACTAATTATGTAAGAAAACATGCTATTTATGCAACAAATTATGGCTCAAATGATAATAAGTTTATTCCAATTGGAGAAAGCAAGGAAATAATAGTCCCAGAAGGTATTGCACATTTTTTAGAGCATAAGCTGTTTGAAGAGCCTGACGTTGATATATTTGAGGAATTTGGCAAACTGGGCTCTTATGTTAACGCATTTACTAATAACAACCAAACTGCATATCTCTTCTCATGCATAGACAAATTTTATGAGAACCTAGAATTATTAGTTAGCTTTGTTCAGAATCCTTATTTTACGGATGAAAATGTTGAAAAAGAGAAAGGAATTATTCAACAGGAAATCAAAATGTACAACGATGCACCTGATTGGAAAGTATATTCAAATTGCTTGTCTGGATTATATAATAGTCACCCAGTGAAAATAGATATTGCAGGCACAATAGAGAGCATTCAAAATATAAATGTAGATTTACTATATAAATGTTATAACACATTCTATAACCCTGAAAATATGGTTTTATTTATGATTGGAGATATTGATTTTAAGAAAGCCTTAAGTATAGTTGAAGAAAGGGGAATCAAATATGAAAAGTTAAAAGAAAATATTGTCAGAGGTACAAACAATGAGCCTAGTACTATTCCTAAGAAGATAATTGAAGAAAAACAAGGGATTCACAGACCTTTGTTTAACATTGGATTTAAGGATCTAGAGCTAGGTTTTGATGGCGATAGCTTGGCGTACAAAGAGCATTGTACTAATATTTTATTAGAAGTTATATTTGGAAGCAGCTCAGATTTTTATCATGAACTTTACAATGAAGGCTTGATAAATGACAAATTTGGGTTTCAGTATGTAGGATATAGAGACTATGGATACGCAATATTAGGAGGAGAATCAGATGCTCCTAAAGAGGTTTATAACAGGATATTATCATTTGTTGAATTAAAGAAGAAAAATGGATTGCTTGAAAGAGATTTTAACAGAGCAAAAAAGAAATTAATGGGTTACCATCTTATAGATTCAAATTCAATAGATTTTATTGCTAGAAATTTCATAAATGATTATTATAATAAATATACTTTATTAAATTACTTAGAGACATTAGAAAAGATAAAAATTGAAGATGTTGAACATAGGATTAAGGACTTTTTAAATGAAAATCAGTCAGCTTTATCCATAGTAACACCAAAGTAG
- the lgt gene encoding prolipoprotein diacylglyceryl transferase codes for MDPVAFEIFNIEVRWYGIIISFGLLMAALVAMREAKRIGIREEDILDLLIFAVPSAIIGARLYYVIFTWEQYQGDLMKIINIREGGLAIHGALIASIIVGIIFCRVKKIYFWKLADLAGPSIILGQAIGRWGNYVNREAHGGPTDLPWGIIIEGQKVHPTFLYESLWNFAVFIFLLWYKKRKKAHGEVFLLYLSLYSLGRFFIEGLRTDSLMYGPFRVAQLISIITIVLSLAMFAIIRKKFPLERDEI; via the coding sequence ATGGACCCAGTTGCATTTGAAATATTTAATATTGAAGTAAGATGGTATGGAATAATAATTTCTTTTGGATTATTAATGGCAGCTCTAGTTGCAATGAGAGAGGCTAAGAGAATAGGCATAAGGGAAGAAGATATTCTTGATTTGCTAATATTTGCAGTACCTTCAGCAATTATTGGCGCTAGACTTTATTATGTTATTTTTACATGGGAACAGTACCAAGGGGACCTAATGAAAATAATAAACATAAGAGAAGGTGGGCTTGCAATACATGGTGCACTAATTGCATCAATAATAGTTGGAATAATATTTTGTAGAGTAAAGAAAATATACTTTTGGAAGTTAGCCGATTTAGCAGGACCAAGCATTATTTTAGGTCAAGCTATTGGAAGGTGGGGCAACTATGTAAATCGAGAAGCACATGGAGGGCCAACTGATCTTCCCTGGGGAATAATAATAGAAGGGCAAAAAGTACATCCAACCTTTCTATACGAGTCACTATGGAACTTTGCTGTATTCATATTTTTATTATGGTATAAAAAAAGGAAAAAGGCTCATGGTGAAGTATTTCTATTATATTTGTCATTGTACTCTTTAGGTAGATTCTTTATAGAAGGCTTAAGAACTGACAGCTTAATGTATGGACCCTTTAGAGTTGCACAATTAATAAGTATAATTACAATAGTTTTATCACTTGCTATGTTTGCTATAATTAGAAAGAAATTTCCTTTAGAAAGAGATGAAATCTAA
- the mraZ gene encoding division/cell wall cluster transcriptional repressor MraZ, giving the protein MFIGEYQHSLDNKGRLIIPSKFRDELGDVFIITKGLDNCLFVYPKEEWDILENKLKLLPLTSKDARAFVRFFFSGATECELDKQGRILIPVNLRDHCKLDKDAVIIGVSTRVEIWSKEEWDTYNDDDSLSYEAIAEKMAELGI; this is encoded by the coding sequence ATGTTTATCGGTGAATATCAACATTCGTTGGATAATAAGGGGCGATTAATAATCCCTTCAAAATTTAGGGATGAGCTTGGTGATGTTTTCATAATCACTAAGGGATTAGATAATTGTCTTTTTGTCTATCCTAAAGAAGAGTGGGACATATTAGAAAACAAGCTAAAACTTTTACCGCTGACTAGTAAGGACGCAAGGGCTTTTGTTAGATTTTTCTTTTCAGGAGCAACAGAATGTGAGTTAGATAAACAAGGAAGGATACTTATTCCTGTTAATTTAAGAGATCATTGTAAGCTAGATAAGGATGCAGTAATAATAGGAGTCTCCACAAGAGTTGAAATATGGAGTAAAGAGGAATGGGATACATATAATGATGACGATAGTCTAAGCTATGAGGCAATTGCAGAAAAAATGGCAGAGCTTGGAATTTAA
- the rsmH gene encoding 16S rRNA (cytosine(1402)-N(4))-methyltransferase RsmH has translation MEFQHISVLLNEVISGLDIKKNGTYVDGTLGGAGHSKEIVKKLENGHLIGIDQDMNAIKKASEELKEFKDRITIVHNNFKNIDIVLQEQDIHEIDGILLDLGVSSHQLDEGERGFSYNKDSFLDMRMDISQDLNAWDIVNKYPKGELERIIKDYGEERWAARIAEFIQNERQIKPINTTGELVDVIKKAIPSGARKDGPHPAKRTFQAIRIEVNNELGILRESIIKAVNALKAGGRICIITFHSLEDRIVKETFKELSLDCICPPELPICTCNKKKELNIITRKPILPSDKEIELNPRSRSAKLRIGEKI, from the coding sequence ATGGAGTTTCAGCACATATCTGTACTACTAAATGAGGTCATAAGTGGACTTGATATAAAGAAAAATGGAACATATGTTGACGGTACCCTTGGGGGCGCAGGACATTCAAAGGAGATTGTAAAAAAACTAGAGAATGGGCATCTAATTGGTATTGATCAAGATATGAATGCTATTAAAAAGGCAAGTGAAGAACTTAAAGAGTTCAAAGACCGAATAACTATAGTCCATAACAATTTTAAGAACATAGATATAGTATTACAAGAACAAGATATCCATGAAATAGACGGTATTCTATTAGACTTAGGAGTTTCTTCTCATCAATTAGATGAAGGAGAAAGAGGTTTTTCATATAATAAGGACTCTTTTCTTGATATGAGAATGGATATATCGCAGGATTTAAATGCTTGGGACATTGTCAATAAATACCCAAAAGGAGAACTAGAGAGGATAATTAAAGACTATGGAGAAGAACGGTGGGCTGCAAGAATAGCTGAATTTATCCAAAATGAAAGACAAATTAAGCCTATAAACACAACTGGAGAGCTAGTAGATGTAATAAAGAAAGCTATTCCAAGTGGAGCTAGGAAAGATGGACCCCATCCTGCAAAAAGAACATTTCAAGCGATACGCATAGAGGTAAATAATGAATTAGGAATATTAAGGGAATCTATAATAAAGGCGGTAAATGCATTAAAGGCAGGAGGACGAATCTGTATTATAACTTTTCATTCTTTAGAGGACAGAATAGTTAAAGAGACATTTAAGGAACTTAGTCTAGATTGTATATGCCCTCCTGAACTTCCAATATGTACATGTAATAAGAAAAAGGAACTAAATATTATTACAAGAAAACCAATATTACCATCAGATAAGGAAATTGAATTAAATCCAAGGTCAAGAAGTGCAAAGCTTAGGATCGGAGAGAAAATTTAG
- a CDS encoding cell division protein FtsL — MLVAKKEVYSYYEDNNIDIKRTKKVTQNKKSNSSAKIKFFAVAFLILFVCLGVLFRYAQITQIKMEISKLEKDIKTLNKHKVDISLDLERIKESGWIEKEAETRLGMIYPTNEQVVYIAVNSYDIDSGIKVEEKSEKLGFLKLFSNVIGQISNKL; from the coding sequence TTGTTAGTAGCCAAAAAAGAAGTGTATTCATATTACGAAGACAATAACATAGATATAAAAAGAACTAAAAAGGTTACACAAAACAAGAAGAGTAATTCCTCTGCTAAGATAAAGTTCTTTGCAGTTGCATTTTTAATTTTATTTGTGTGCCTTGGAGTATTATTTAGATATGCTCAAATAACTCAGATTAAAATGGAGATTTCAAAGCTAGAAAAGGATATAAAAACACTTAATAAGCACAAGGTAGATATTTCATTAGATTTAGAAAGAATTAAAGAGTCTGGCTGGATAGAGAAAGAAGCTGAAACAAGACTAGGTATGATATATCCTACTAATGAGCAAGTAGTGTATATTGCAGTTAATAGCTATGATATAGATAGTGGAATAAAGGTTGAAGAAAAATCAGAAAAATTAGGGTTTTTGAAATTATTTAGCAATGTAATAGGCCAAATATCTAATAAGCTTTAG